In the Theobroma cacao cultivar B97-61/B2 chromosome 1, Criollo_cocoa_genome_V2, whole genome shotgun sequence genome, one interval contains:
- the LOC18613710 gene encoding beta-carotene isomerase D27, chloroplastic isoform X1 translates to MKMKPLAQALHVPPQTIVSSCPIYLLPPSHSISLLQNRRISRIFCSSKTIEEKGSKPDYKPGILDHFFINSFRNKLVKEVGWDSAKPGYDGLIELAKALMMNSRSNSRTKDAAVRILKSLFRPFLLELYKILIAPIDGGKVAAVMVARVTVLTCQWLMGTSNVNSVDLPDGTSCNSGVFVERCKYLEESKCVGICINTCKLPTQSFFKDCMGVPLVMEPNFSDYSCQFKFGVFPPLPENDAALKEPCLDICPIANKRREIQRNVDVMKCPKA, encoded by the exons atgaaaatgaagcCTCTGGCTCAGGCTCTTCATGTTCCTCCACAAACAATCGTGTCTTCATGTCCTATTTACCTTCTTCCTCCCTCGCACTCCATATCTCTACTGCAAAATCGAAGAATTTCGCGTATCTTCTGCTCCTCCAAAACG ATAGAAGAGAAAGGTTCAAAGCCGGACTACAAGCCAGGAATCTTGGaccattttttcataaattctTTTCGTAACAAATTGGTAAAG GAAGTGGGATGGGATTCGGCCAAGCCTGGGTATGATGGACTGATTGAATTGGCGAAAGCCCTTATGATGAACAGCAGAAGCAATTCTCGTACCAAAGATGCTGCG GTTCGAATATTGAAGTCACTATTCCGGCCATTTTTGTTAGAGCTTTACAAAATCCTTATAGCGCCTATAGATGGAGGGAAGGTAGCTGCAGTGATGGTTG CAAGGGTGACTGTACTTACTTGTCAATGGCTCATGGGCACATCCAATGTTAATTCTGTGGATCTTCCTGATGGGACCTCTTGCAATAGCGGG GTTTTTGTAGAGAGATGCAAGTACTTAGAGGAAAGTAAGTGTGTAGGAATTTGTATCAATACCTGCAAGCTTCCAACACAG AGTTTCTTCAAGGATTGCATGGGGGTTCCTTTGGTGATGGAGCCAAACTTCAGCGACTATAGCTGTCAG TTTAAATTCGGGGTCTTCCCTCCATTGCCGGAGAATGATGCTGCCCTTAAAGAGCCTTGCCTGGATATATGCCCAATTGCTAATAAACGAAGGGAAATTCAAAGGAACGTTGATGTGATGAAATGTCCAAAGGCATAA
- the LOC18613710 gene encoding beta-carotene isomerase D27, chloroplastic isoform X2, translating to MKMKPLAQALHVPPQTIVSSCPIYLLPPSHSISLLQNRRISRIFCSSKTIEEKGSKPDYKPGILDHFFINSFRNKLVKVRILKSLFRPFLLELYKILIAPIDGGKVAAVMVARVTVLTCQWLMGTSNVNSVDLPDGTSCNSGVFVERCKYLEESKCVGICINTCKLPTQSFFKDCMGVPLVMEPNFSDYSCQFKFGVFPPLPENDAALKEPCLDICPIANKRREIQRNVDVMKCPKA from the exons atgaaaatgaagcCTCTGGCTCAGGCTCTTCATGTTCCTCCACAAACAATCGTGTCTTCATGTCCTATTTACCTTCTTCCTCCCTCGCACTCCATATCTCTACTGCAAAATCGAAGAATTTCGCGTATCTTCTGCTCCTCCAAAACG ATAGAAGAGAAAGGTTCAAAGCCGGACTACAAGCCAGGAATCTTGGaccattttttcataaattctTTTCGTAACAAATTGGTAAAG GTTCGAATATTGAAGTCACTATTCCGGCCATTTTTGTTAGAGCTTTACAAAATCCTTATAGCGCCTATAGATGGAGGGAAGGTAGCTGCAGTGATGGTTG CAAGGGTGACTGTACTTACTTGTCAATGGCTCATGGGCACATCCAATGTTAATTCTGTGGATCTTCCTGATGGGACCTCTTGCAATAGCGGG GTTTTTGTAGAGAGATGCAAGTACTTAGAGGAAAGTAAGTGTGTAGGAATTTGTATCAATACCTGCAAGCTTCCAACACAG AGTTTCTTCAAGGATTGCATGGGGGTTCCTTTGGTGATGGAGCCAAACTTCAGCGACTATAGCTGTCAG TTTAAATTCGGGGTCTTCCCTCCATTGCCGGAGAATGATGCTGCCCTTAAAGAGCCTTGCCTGGATATATGCCCAATTGCTAATAAACGAAGGGAAATTCAAAGGAACGTTGATGTGATGAAATGTCCAAAGGCATAA
- the LOC18613711 gene encoding pentatricopeptide repeat-containing protein At1g02370, mitochondrial codes for MNSRRLISSGSWLVRKLCTATSEKAKIKAAVAAASPMRNRLYPRLSALAATGGTVSEALNDFIMEGKKIRKDELGRCVKELRKYRRYQHALDIMDWMERRNLHLSHVDHAIRLDLIAKTKGIDAAENYLSALPPSAKNQLTYGALLNCYCNNLMKDKASSLFQKMDELRFTNNTLPFNNLMCLYMRLGQPEKVPELVDELKLRNIPRCRFTYVVWMQSYANLNDIEGVERVLEELAQDSEDKCTWTTYNNLAAIYVKAGLFEKAEACLKKLEKDMMPRQREAYHFLISLYAGTSNLAEVHRVWEALKRAFSTVTNTSYLVMVQALVKLKDLEGLKKCFEEWESSCSAYDIRLATSTIRGYLSGDLIEEAELVLGNAMKRSKGPFHKVRELFMVYFLEKCQFDLALQHVEAVVSEMGDWRPAPETITAFFDYFMKERDVDAAEEFCRILKSKNGLDSNAYHLLLKTYVAAGKVAPDMRRRLEVDGIQLSQELQDLLVNVCRE; via the exons ATGAACTCTAGGCGTCTGATTTCGTCGGGATCATGGCTGGTGAGAAAGCTTTGCACGGCGACCTCCGAGAAGGCGAAGATAAAGGCGGCGGTTGCGGCGGCGTCTCCGATGAGAAATAGACTGTATCCGAGGCTGTCGGCTCTAGCAGCGACGGGGGGAACGGTGTCAGAGGCGTTGAACGATTTCATTATGGAGGGCAAAAAGATCAGGAAAGATGAGCTAGGCCGCTGCGTCAAAGAGCTCCGCAAGTACCGTCGTTACCAGCACGCCCTTGAC ATAATGGATTGGATGGAGAGGAGGAATCTGCATTTATCCCACGTGGACCATGCTATACGTTTAGATCTTATAGCAAAAACCAAAGGAATTGATGCAGCTGAGAATTACTTAAGCGCCCTGCCACCCAGTGCCAAGAATCAATTAACCTATGGAGCCCTTTTGAATTGCTATTGCAATAATCTTATGAAGGACAAGGCTTCATCTCTCTTTCAGAAAATGGATGAATTGAGGTTCACTAACAATACCTTACCATTCAACAATCTCATGTGCCTGTACATGAGATTGGGGCAACCCGAGAAAGTGCCGGAACTTGTTGATGAATTGAAGCTCAGAAATATTCCCCGCTGTCGCTTTACTTATGTTGTCTGGATGCAAAGCTATGCGAATTTAAATGACATCGAGGGAGTCGAGAGGGTTTTGGAGGAGTTGGCACAGGATAGTGAAGATAAGTGTACTTGGACAACGTATAACAATCTGGCTGCAATTTATGTCAAGGCTGGGCTGTTTGAGAAAGCCGAGGCATGTCTTAAGAAGCTCGAGAAGGATATGATGCCTCGTCAGCGCGAGGCTTACCATTTTCTGATTAGTTTGTATGCTGGTACTTCGAATCTGGCTGAGGTTCATCGAGTGTGGGAAGCTCTGAAAAGAGCCTTTTCCACTGTTACCAACACTAGCTATCTTGTTATGGTTCAGGCCCTAGTTAAACTAAAGGATTTGGAGGGGTTGAAGAAATGCTTTGAGGAGTGGGAGTCTAGTTGCTCTGCTTATGATATTAGGTTGGCAACCAGTACTATCCGTGGTTATCTATCAGGGGACCTGATTGAGGAAGCTGAACTTGTTCTGGGTAATGCTATGAAGAGAAGTAAAGGTCCTTTTCACAAGGTTAGGGAGCTGTTCATGGTTTACTTCTTAGAGAAATGTCAGTTTGACTTGGCTCTGCAACATGTGGAAGCAGTTGTTTCTGAGATGGGCGACTGGCGCCCGGCTCCTGAAACTATAACTGCGTTTTTTGATTATTTCATGAAAGAGCGCGATGTTGATGCTGCTGAAGAGTTCTGCAGGATTCTGAAGAGTAAAAATGGTCTCGATTCCAATGCCTACCATTTGTTGCTAAAAACTTATGTAGCCGCTGGTAAAGTGGCTCCGGACATGCGTCGAAGGTTGGAGGTAGATGGTATTCAACTAAGCCAAGAGCTTCAGGACTTGCTTGTAAATGTTTGCCGCGAGTAA
- the LOC18613712 gene encoding peptidyl-prolyl cis-trans isomerase CYP21-4 produces the protein MGRIKPQALLQQSKKKKGPARISVMTIIMSSLIVVLTLFFLYATYRHWSQRSRFQIENKQSVLEGDNSFMDPKKSDLPGYAILETAKGSITVELFKDSSPEVVDQFLDLCQRGHFDGMLFRHVIKHYVIQAGDSDKLGAAEDWTLKGKHYSQLDTSLKHEAFMLGTSKAKHDKRGFELFITTAPIPDLNEKLIVFGKVVKGEDVVQEIEEVDTDEHFRPKSNIGIHRVTLKQSI, from the exons ATGGGGAGGATCAAACCGCAAGCTCTGCTAcaacaaagcaaaaagaagaaggGGCCGGCTCGAATAAGTGTTATGACAATTATAATGTctagcttgattgttgtttTGACTCTGTTTTTTCTCTATGCCACATACAGACACTGGTCCCAAAG GTCAAGATTCCAAATAGAGAATAAGCAATCAGTTCTTGAG GGTGACAACTCTTTCATGGATCCGAAGAAATCTGATCTCCCTGGATATGCT ATTTTAGAGACTGCAAAAGGCTCTATAACAGTGGAACTCTTCAAGGATAGTTCGCCTGAAGTTGTTGATCAATTCCTTGACTTATG TCAGAGAGGGCACTTCGATGGAATGCTTTTTCGCCATGTGATAAAGCACTATGTGATTCAGGCTGGGGATAGTGATAAGCTGGGAGCTGCAGAGGATTGGACTTTGAAAGGAAAGCATTACAGCCAACTCGATACCAG TTTGAAGCATGAAGCATTCATGCTTGGAACTTCTAAGGCAAAGCATGATAAAAGAGGATTTGAGCTATTCATTACAACTGCACCAATTCCAGATCTAAATGAGAAGCTTATTGTCTTCGGGAAGGTTGTTAAGGGAGAGGATGTTGTTCAG GAAATTGAAGAGGTGGATACAGATGAGCATTTTCGACCTAAATCTAACATCGGGATCCACCGTGTGACTCTGAAGCAAAGTATCTAG